The Macaca thibetana thibetana isolate TM-01 chromosome 19, ASM2454274v1, whole genome shotgun sequence genome has a segment encoding these proteins:
- the DUXA gene encoding double homeobox protein A: MAEDTSSRKMVTTNHRRSRTKFTEDQLKILINTFNQKPYPGYATKQKLALEINTEESRIQIWFQNRRARQRFQKRPEADTLESSHSQGQDQPGVEFQSREARRCRTTYSTSQLHTLIKAFVKNPYPGIDSREELAKEIGVPESRVQIWFQNRRSRLLLQRKREPVASLEQEEQDKIPEGLQGTEDTQNGTNFSNDSRFSGARTW, from the exons AGATGGTAACAACAAATCACAGGCGCAGTCGCACCAAATTCACAGAAGATCAATTGAAAATCCTCATCAATACCTTCAATCAAAAGCCTTACCCAGGTTACGCTACCAAACAAAAACTTGCTTTAGAAATCAATACAGAAGAGTCCAGAATCCAG ATTTGGTTTCAGAATCGAAGAGCTAGGCAGAGATTCCAGAAAAGACCAGAAGCTGACACTTTAGAGTCAAGCCATAGCCAGGGGCAAGATCAACCTGGTGTAGAGTTTCAAA GTAGAGAAGCCAGACGGTGTCGTACCACCTACAGCACCTCTCAATTACACACTCTCATCAAGGCGTTTGTGAAAAACCCATACCCGGGGATTGACTCCAGAGAAGAACTTGCTAAAGAAATCGGTGTTCCAGAGTCAAGAGTCCAA ATTTGGTTCCAAAATCGAAGATCTAGATTACTTCTCCAGAGAAAAAGGGAACCTGTGGCTTCCTTAGAACAAGAAGAGCAGGACAAGATTCCTGAGGGACTGCAAG GTACAGAAGATACACAAAATGGCACCAACTTCAGTAACGACTCTCGTTTCTCTGGAGCCAGAACGTGGTGA